The Cyprinus carpio isolate SPL01 chromosome A5, ASM1834038v1, whole genome shotgun sequence genome has a segment encoding these proteins:
- the LOC109076367 gene encoding isotocin-neurophysin IT 1-like — MSGGLLSVVGLLCLLSVCSACYISNCPIGGKRAVQDWPSRQCMSCGPGDRGRCFGPSICCGEGIGCLVGSPETLRCLEEDFLPSPCEAPGKACGYEGRCAASGVCCDSEGCSMDQSCVDGDTDGPAGSTQDLLLKLLHLSNHAHPRLHQ; from the exons ATGTCTGGAGGTCTGCTCTCAGTGGTCGGTCTGCTGTGTCTGCTGTCCGTTTGCTCGGCCTGTTACATCTCTAACTGCCCCATCGGAGGAAAACGAGCCGTACAGGATTGGCCATCTCGACAG TGCATGTCATGTGGTCCTGGCGATCGTGGTCGGTGTTTTGGTCCCAGTATCTGCTGTGGTGAAGGTATCGGCTGCTTGGTTGGCTCTCCAGAAACACTCCGCTGTCTGGAAGAAGATTTTCTTCCTTCTCCATGTGAAGCTCCTGGAAAAGCTTGCGGTTATGAGGGACGCTGTGCTGCTTCCGGGGTCTGCTGTGACTCAG AGGGCTGCAGTATGGATCAGTCGTGTGTGGATGGAGACACTGATGGTCCAGCCGGCAGCACCCAAGATCTTCTGCTAAAGCTGCTACACCTCTCAAACCACGCCCACCCCAGACTCCACCAGTGA
- the LOC109048563 gene encoding fatty acid binding protein 1-A, liver, translated as MDFSGKYQLESHENFEAFMKAVGERNTFTSLNTAPTIHRNLTCVCVCVCVCVCVCVCQSVVHMDGNKLRVCVKGIESLTELNGDTIINILTFDGIVYKRFSRRIS; from the exons ATGGATTTCTCTGGGAAATACCAGCTGGAGTCTCACGAGAACTTCGAGGCCTTCATGAAGGCCGTTGGTGAGAGAAACACATTTACATCCTTAAACACTGCT cccacaattcacagaaacctaacatgcgtgtgcgtgtgcgtgtgtgtgtgtgtgtgtgtgtgtgtgtgtcagagtgtggTTCACATGGACGGGAATAAGCTGAGGGTGTGTGTGAAGGGGATCGAGTCTCTGACAGAGCTGAACGGAGACACCATCATTAAC ATCCTCACCTTCGACGGCATCGTCTACAAGCGGTTCAGCAGACGCATCTCCTGA